A region of the Phaeodactylum tricornutum CCAP 1055/1 chromosome 1, whole genome shotgun sequence genome:
AGAAAACCGAACGAGATCGAGATTGATGGATCCAAAGGCGAAGGTGGAGGTCAGATTCTACGGAACTCCATCTCCTACGCTACAATCTTGCGAAAACCGATCCGCATTACGAAAATCCGTTCTAATCGATCAAAACCAGGTCTGAAAGCCCAGCACGTGGCTTCTTTGCAACTTCCAACCAGAATCTGCGGCGTTGTGCTAAAGGGGGATGCTATCGACTCACAGATCATTCAATATGAGCCAGGAAAACCAAGGATAACAACAAGCCAGCTTGAGCAGATTAACTTGACGAGCAACATTGAAACTGCCGGTTCCATTTGTCTTTTGATTCAGGCTGCCCTCCCTTGTGCATTAATGGGTTCTGCTGTTCCTATTAGTTTGACACTCCGCGGCGGTACCAACGCAACAATGGCACCACAATACGACTACTGGGAACGGGTATTCTGGCCGACGCTGCGGGATCTCTTTCAACTGCAACCAAACCAAGTAGAGGCAACTGTTGTTCGTCGAGGCTATTTCCCCAAAGGTGGCGGTTTAGTTCGAATTCGTGTTTTGCCCATTTGTGAAGCTTTACCACCGATTTCTATGACAGAGCGAGGACAAGTTGTAGAAATTTCAATTCGAGCGTTTCACGCTGGTAAGCTTCCAATACATTTGGCGAAGCAAATGGCATCGGCTGCCCAACATTTTTTGCAGCCACGTTTTCCAAATACACCTGTGTACACAGAGGTTGTCACGGAGAAAGAAGCAGTTGGAAGTGGGTTAGGAATAATTATTGTTGCGACCACAAATACGGGGTGCCGCTTGGCTGGATCAGCCCTGATGGAACGTCAGCAAAAGGCATTTGATGTGGGTGTTCGGGCAGCTACCGAACTCTGGTCCACCATTCAAGACGGTGGGTGTGTGGACGAGTGGCTCCAAGACCAGCTCATTCTTTTCATGGCATTGGCGCGTGGCGAGTCCAAAATCCTAACCGGATCATTGACTCTACACACTCAATCAGCCATTGAGATTGCCAAAGTCGTAGCCTGCGCTGAGTTTGAGGTGACGCGTATATTGGACGAGGGAGACGACATAGTGGCTAAGACTGTCACAAATTGTCGCTACGGTGAAGCTGGGCGCATACCAGGTAAACACATCATTCGTTGCAGGGGAATTGGTTTCTCAAGTTATTGCACCCCAGAAGAAATCACGCAGAGCGATATGAAGGTATAGAGGACCAATAGATAGTATTGCTTTGATGCGAATTTGTTTAGAACTACAATTTGTTTGGTGGCTGTTGCGAGAATGTTACATAACATAGTTTGAAAAAGGTAAAAATGACACAGGGTTTTTCTACAAGAAAGAAGGCACCCGGAGTCGGGGTTTCAGCTCGAGGAAACGTCAGTCCGGTAGTCGGGTCATACGGCGTACGCCTAGAACAAAGAGGAAGGCTCATTGTCAGTCTGACACACGTGACACACGCACAACGAATGTTACACGAGCTACTAGAGTAGAAGGTCCTTCGTTGTTTCTCACATCATCAATATCGCACATATCAACGAGCATCCGCTGTTTGAACATATCAGACAGCCTTCTCCATTCCTACTTCGGTATTCGTCAACATGAGGTTGTTGTTTGCTTCTGCTTTGCTCTGCTGCACGGTTAATGCGTTTACTCCAGCATCGCTAGTacagtcgtcgtcgtccctAAGCATCAAACCTGCGTTCGCTGCCTTGCGAAGCACCGTCACGGACGCCGATTTTACCTCGGAAGGTGCCAAGTCGCAGGTCGGAAACCAATCTTTCCTCAACCAAAATCTCATGGCTCGCGCTCGGAATGGACCCGGCAAGAAGAATCGAGAAAGCCTGAGTATTGGTATCGTCGGTGCTGGTTTAGCCGGCATGGTAGCTGCGATGGATCTGGCAGACGCCGGGCACAAGGTTGAAATGTTTGAAGTACGTCCCTATGTCGGTGGCAAAGTCAGCTCCTGGCTCGACAAGGACGGTAATCACATTGAAATGGGTCTGCATGTGTTCTTTGGATGCTACTACAATCTGTTCGGTATCATGAAACGCACCGGTAGCTTTGACGAAAAATTGCGCATTAAAGAACATCTCCACACATTCGTTAACGAAGGAGGCAAACTAGGCGCCTTGGATTTCCGATTCCCTATTGGCGCCCCTGTTAGTGGCCTACAAGCCTTCGCCCGTACCGAACAGCTTGGAGTGGAAGACAAATTTCACAACGCGGTTCGTCTCGGTACCTCGCCTATTGTCCGCGCTCTCGTTGATTTTGATGGTGGTATGGATATGGTTCGCGAGCTGGATGACATCACATTTACAGAATGGTTTACAGCAATGGGAGGTAGCCGTGGTAGCTTGGATCGCATGTGGGACGCGATTGCCTACGCTTTGGGATTTTTGGATTGCGATAGTATAAGTGCCCGATGCATGCTGACTATTTTTATGTTGTTCGCAATCCGAACAGAGGCCAGTGTCTTGCGAATGCTGGACGGTAGTCCGCAGACGGGTCTGCATGATCCCATTATCAAATACCTGGAAGACCGTAACGTCAAGATCAATCTTAGCAGCCCATGCCGCGACATTGTGCACGATATTGATCCCGACACTGGCCTGCCGACTCGAGTCAAGGGCATTAAGGTTGGAGCAAGGGAAGAATTTCGTGAATTCGACGTTGTTATTGCTGCGACCGATGTACCGGGAATCAAAAAGCTCCTACCAGAAAGTTTCCGAAAGTATGATGAGTTTGACAAAATCTACAATTTGGACACAGTGCCGATCGCGACCGTCCAAGTGCGCTTTGATGGTTGGGTGACGGAAATGCAGGACGAAGCTCGTATGATGGATGTGTCGGGGGACCAGAGCAACGGAAAGGGCGCCGGTATCGACAACCTTCTTTACAGTGTCGACACCGAATTCTCGTGCTTTGCCGACTTGGCTCTGACCAGTCCAGGGGATTACTACAAGCCGAGTGAAGGAAGTCTAATTCAGGCGGTATTTGACGAACGTGCTTTCACTCGGTCCAATGAACAACTCGTAGACGACTGTATCAAACAGCTTCACAACATTTTTCCATCGTCGCGCAAGCTCAAATGTACTTGGTCCTCGGTTGTCAAATTGGGACAGAGCTTGTACCGTGAA
Encoded here:
- a CDS encoding predicted protein, with the translated sequence MSSCRKPNEIEIDGSKGEGGGQILRNSISYATILRKPIRITKIRSNRSKPGLKAQHVASLQLPTRICGVVLKGDAIDSQIIQYEPGKPRITTSQLEQINLTSNIETAGSICLLIQAALPCALMGSAVPISLTLRGGTNATMAPQYDYWERVFWPTLRDLFQLQPNQVEATVVRRGYFPKGGGLVRIRVLPICEALPPISMTERGQVVEISIRAFHAGKLPIHLAKQMASAAQHFLQPRFPNTPVYTEVVTEKEAVGSGLGIIIVATTNTGCRLAGSALMERQQKAFDVGVRAATELWSTIQDGGCVDEWLQDQLILFMALARGESKILTGSLTLHTQSAIEIAKVVACAEFEVTRILDEGDDIVAKTVTNCRYGEAGRIPGKHIIRCRGIGFSSYCTPEEITQSDMKV
- the ZDS gene encoding zeta-carotene desaturase (Zeta-carotene desaturase, expressed gene with high homology to plant and cyanobacterial ZDS, involved in carotenoid biosynthesis, chloroplast localized; chloroplast precursor), encoding MRLLFASALLCCTVNAFTPASLVQSSSSLSIKPAFAALRSTVTDADFTSEGAKSQVGNQSFLNQNLMARARNGPGKKNRESLSIGIVGAGLAGMVAAMDLADAGHKVEMFEVRPYVGGKVSSWLDKDGNHIEMGLHVFFGCYYNLFGIMKRTGSFDEKLRIKEHLHTFVNEGGKLGALDFRFPIGAPVSGLQAFARTEQLGVEDKFHNAVRLGTSPIVRALVDFDGGMDMVRELDDITFTEWFTAMGGSRGSLDRMWDAIAYALGFLDCDSISARCMLTIFMLFAIRTEASVLRMLDGSPQTGLHDPIIKYLEDRNVKINLSSPCRDIVHDIDPDTGLPTRVKGIKVGAREEFREFDVVIAATDVPGIKKLLPESFRKYDEFDKIYNLDTVPIATVQVRFDGWVTEMQDEARMMDVSGDQSNGKGAGIDNLLYSVDTEFSCFADLALTSPGDYYKPSEGSLIQAVFDERAFTRSNEQLVDDCIKQLHNIFPSSRKLKCTWSSVVKLGQSLYREKPGQDKFRPAQATPISNFFMCGSYTYQDYLDSMEGATRSGLMVADEIIARADGPEGLKAQAKEESGSPFFAREKEVVA